TGGCGGGCGACGCTGACCCGCAACTCTCGCATGCCGTGCGAGGAGGCCAGCCGGTCCAACTCGTCCACCCATTGCTCGGCGCGAGGATGCCCATCGCGGACGGCCAGTTGGGCGAGGGCGTCCAGGGCGTACGCCTGCACCCACAGGTACGAGTCCGGGAGGCGGGCGCACCGCTGCGGCGCGTCGGCGAGGAGCTCGAACGCCCGTGAGGTGTCGCCGCGTTCAGCGGCGACGAGCCCCATGCCGCGAGCCGCCAGGCTTTCCCAGCATGGGTCCTGGATCTGGCAGCCGAGGGCGAACGCGTGGTCGAACATGTCGCCTGCCGTGGCCACGTCGCCGCCCAACAGGTGCGCCTCGGCGATGATGCTGGATGGGAACGGCACGAATGACGTCCACCCGGTCGCCTGGGCTCGGTCTATGGCGGCGGCGGAGTGCTCGACGGCGGCCTCCAGTTCGCGGCGAAGCAGGTGGGCACGTCCGCGCATCGCCGAGGCGAAGGCCCAGGCGCGAGGCTCGTTGGCCGCGTCGGCCGCGGCGATGGCGCTGTCCAGGCGTGCGAACGCGGTCTCGTAGTCCGCGACGTCGGTTTCCAGAGCTCCGGCGGCCGCGTCGACCCACGCGCAGCTGGCAACATCGCCGGGTGCGGTGTCGCGGGCGCGGTCCAACCAGACGCGGCCGCGTTCGTAGCGGCCGCGCAGCAGGTTGACCCAACCGATCTCGCGCTGGGCGGTGCCGAGCAGCGAACGCGCCCCGATCTCGTGCGCGACAGAGGCGGCCTCGTGCAGTGCCGGCAGCGCGTCCTGGTCGCTGCCGCGGGCAGCGTGGATGAGCGCCCCGCCGAGCGCCACCAGCGACCTCACGAGCAGCTGGCGGTCGCCGCTGCCGCGCGCCCCCAGCACGGCACGTCGCAACGCATCGACACCTGCGTCAGTGGCCCCCGCGGACACGGCCGCCTCACCGGCTTGCAGCTGCGCCTGGACTGCCGCGCGCCCGGCGCTGGTCGCCTCTCCCGCAGCGGGCAGCTGCGCGGCCCTGCGCAGAGCGGCCGAAGGTTCGGTACCCAGCTCTCGCCGGAGGAGCTCGGTCGACGTGGCCACCTGCGCCTCCGCCTCGGAGACTCGACCCGCAGCTCTCAGGCACCGCACGAGCAGGACGTGGGCGTTCTCGTCGTACGGGTCTGACACCACGACCCGCTCGGCGAACACCGCAGC
This Egibacteraceae bacterium DNA region includes the following protein-coding sequences:
- a CDS encoding BTAD domain-containing putative transcriptional regulator produces the protein MGWVVRLLGTPRLEHEGVEVAGPRGNKAWALLAYLVLSDGPVRRDRIAALLFPDVADPAGAVRWNLSQLRKAIAGLQLDDDPLRLSIPDDVAVDVGRLIDGDMPAAEVTTGELLAGMRFDGAPAFELWVSSERRRVQGMATALLREAALDALNGRPSTAAVFAERVVVSDPYDENAHVLLVRCLRAAGRVSEAEAQVATSTELLRRELGTEPSAALRRAAQLPAAGEATSAGRAAVQAQLQAGEAAVSAGATDAGVDALRRAVLGARGSGDRQLLVRSLVALGGALIHAARGSDQDALPALHEAASVAHEIGARSLLGTAQREIGWVNLLRGRYERGRVWLDRARDTAPGDVASCAWVDAAAGALETDVADYETAFARLDSAIAAADAANEPRAWAFASAMRGRAHLLRRELEAAVEHSAAAIDRAQATGWTSFVPFPSSIIAEAHLLGGDVATAGDMFDHAFALGCQIQDPCWESLAARGMGLVAAERGDTSRAFELLADAPQRCARLPDSYLWVQAYALDALAQLAVRDGHPRAEQWVDELDRLASSHGMRELRVSVARHWAALGEEGAAETAVALAKSIDNPALLTRT